The proteins below are encoded in one region of Coturnix japonica isolate 7356 chromosome 10, Coturnix japonica 2.1, whole genome shotgun sequence:
- the CD276 gene encoding CD276 antigen isoform X2, which yields MGRTSRASREERLERNKKGRRSDEVPRPFSDVSCLSLFSTQLRVPRRRAMMLLALGVLVLGLAGAMDIQVPEEPVVALYGQDTTLHCSFSPEANFSLKDLSLIWQLTDTKRLVHSFSGGRDQLTDQGGGFTNRTALFYDQLSQGNVSLLLRRVEIADEGSFTCFVRVRDYNSAAVTLQVAAPYSKPNLNLEPSKGLKPGHKAVVTCQSSYGYPEASVLWQDSHGANITENVTTSQVANEEGLFDVYSVLHVLVEPSSTYSCLVRNPVLQQETHASVTITGQHLTFPAVALWVTVGLSICIVVLLAVLAYICQKKIRQSCEEEENAGTEEQDTEGEEQKTALQPLKSKEDKADNEQEID from the exons ATGGGCAGAACCAGCCGAGCTTCACGGGAAGAAAGattggaaagaaacaaaaaggggaGGAGAAGCGATGAGGTTCCGCGCCCGTTCAGTGATGTTTCCTGTTTGTCCTTATTTTCCACCCAGCTCAGGGTGCCAAGAAGACGTGCAATGATGCTGCTCGCCTTGGGAGTGTTGGTGCTCGGCCTGGCAG GTGCCATGGACATCCAGGTCCCAGAAGAGCCTGTAGTGGCCCTTTATGGCCAAGATACCACCTTGCACTGTTCCTTCTCCCCCGAGGCCAACTTCAGCCTGAAGGACCTCAGCCTCATCTGGCAGCTGACAGACACCAAGCGCCTGGTGCACAGCTTCTCCGGTGGCAGGGACCAGCTGACTGACCAGGGTGGGGGCTTCACCAACCGCACAGCCCTCTTTTATGACCAGCTGTCCCAGGGCAACGTCTCGCTGCTCCTGCGGCGCGTGGAGATTGCAGATGAGGGCAGCTTCACCTGCTTCGTCCGTGTCCGTGATTATAACAGCGCAGCTGTGACGCTGCAGGTGGCAG ctcccTACTCCAAACCCAATTTGAACCTGGAGCCCAGTAAAGGCTTGAAGCCGGGGCATAAGGCTGTTGTCACATGCCAGTCTTCCTATGGTTACCCTGAGGCCAGCGTCCTCTGGCAGGACAGCCACGGTGCCAATATCACTGAGAACGTCACCACATCACAGGTAGCCAACGAGGAGGGGCTCTTTGACGTATACAGCGTCCTACATGTGCTGGTGGAGCCTAGCAGCACCTACTCCTGCCTGGTGCGGaacccagtgctgcagcaggagaccCACGCCTCTGTCACTATCACAG GCCAGCACCTCACCTTCCCTGCCGTGGCTCTCTGGGTGACAGTGGGACTCTCCATCTGCATCGTGGTGCTTCTTGCAGTCCTGGCTTACATCTGCCAGAAGAAAATCCGCCAGAGCTGCGAGGAAGAGGAGAACGCAG GAACGGAGGAGCAGGACACGGAGGGGGAAGAACAAAAGACAG ctctgcagccactgaAGAGCAAAGAAGACAAAGCAG ataACGAGCAAGAAATTGATTGA
- the CD276 gene encoding CD276 antigen isoform X1, which translates to MMLLALGVLVLGLAGAMDIQVPEEPVVALYGQDTTLHCSFSPEANFSLKDLSLIWQLTDTKRLVHSFSGGRDQLTDQGGGFTNRTALFYDQLSQGNVSLLLRRVEIADEGSFTCFVRVRDYNSAAVTLQVAAPYSKPNLNLEPSKGLKPGHKAVVTCQSSYGYPEASVLWQDSHGANITENVTTSQVANEEGLFDVYSVLHVLVEPSSTYSCLVRNPVLQQETHASVTITGQHLTFPAVALWVTVGLSICIVVLLAVLAYICQKKIRQSCEEEENAGTEEQDTEGEEQKTALQPLKSKEDKADNEQEID; encoded by the exons ATGATGCTGCTCGCCTTGGGAGTGTTGGTGCTCGGCCTGGCAG GTGCCATGGACATCCAGGTCCCAGAAGAGCCTGTAGTGGCCCTTTATGGCCAAGATACCACCTTGCACTGTTCCTTCTCCCCCGAGGCCAACTTCAGCCTGAAGGACCTCAGCCTCATCTGGCAGCTGACAGACACCAAGCGCCTGGTGCACAGCTTCTCCGGTGGCAGGGACCAGCTGACTGACCAGGGTGGGGGCTTCACCAACCGCACAGCCCTCTTTTATGACCAGCTGTCCCAGGGCAACGTCTCGCTGCTCCTGCGGCGCGTGGAGATTGCAGATGAGGGCAGCTTCACCTGCTTCGTCCGTGTCCGTGATTATAACAGCGCAGCTGTGACGCTGCAGGTGGCAG ctcccTACTCCAAACCCAATTTGAACCTGGAGCCCAGTAAAGGCTTGAAGCCGGGGCATAAGGCTGTTGTCACATGCCAGTCTTCCTATGGTTACCCTGAGGCCAGCGTCCTCTGGCAGGACAGCCACGGTGCCAATATCACTGAGAACGTCACCACATCACAGGTAGCCAACGAGGAGGGGCTCTTTGACGTATACAGCGTCCTACATGTGCTGGTGGAGCCTAGCAGCACCTACTCCTGCCTGGTGCGGaacccagtgctgcagcaggagaccCACGCCTCTGTCACTATCACAG GCCAGCACCTCACCTTCCCTGCCGTGGCTCTCTGGGTGACAGTGGGACTCTCCATCTGCATCGTGGTGCTTCTTGCAGTCCTGGCTTACATCTGCCAGAAGAAAATCCGCCAGAGCTGCGAGGAAGAGGAGAACGCAG GAACGGAGGAGCAGGACACGGAGGGGGAAGAACAAAAGACAG ctctgcagccactgaAGAGCAAAGAAGACAAAGCAG ataACGAGCAAGAAATTGATTGA